A single genomic interval of Sceloporus undulatus isolate JIND9_A2432 ecotype Alabama chromosome 2, SceUnd_v1.1, whole genome shotgun sequence harbors:
- the LOC121920419 gene encoding CMRF35-like molecule 7, with translation MKLFFGLIWTLSQVCWALEGPRRVSAHLGGSVSLQCKYRKGDEESVKFWCREESPHFCSSSHLIRTTGSEAEVMVNKTSIKDRHTFRKISVTMKNLTDADAGTYLCGIERRDFDISHQVEVIITPALFRNRKPATEDSSGPTIATESIESSNIDFLLLVFLKIPICLVMVAAVVWVHVWYNKERHPWAKKHQDDKNSSKQSQQ, from the exons ATGAAGCTGTTCTTTGGCTTGATCTGGACTCTTTCTCAAG TTTGCTGGGCACTGGAAGGTCCCCGAAGAGTCTCTGCCCATCTTGGTGGCTCAGTGTCTCTGCAGTGTAAATACAGAAAAGGCGATGAGGAATCTGTCAAATTTTGGTGCAGAGAAGAAAGTCCTCACTTCTGTTCTAGCAGCCACCTTATCCGAACAACAGGGTCAGAGGCAGAGGTGATGGTGAACAAGACATCCATCAAGGACAGACATACTTTTCGTAAAATCAGTGTGACCATGAAAAACCTCACTGACGCAGATGCTGGGACATATCTTTGTGGGATAGAGAGGAGGGACTTCGACATCTCACATCAAGTGGAAGTTATCATTACCCCAG cCCTTTTTAGAAACAGAAAACCAGCCACAGAAGACTCAAGTGGACCTACCATAGCTACTGAAAG CATCGAGTCCAGCAACATTGATTTTCTGCTCCTGGTCTTCTTGAAAATTCCCATCTGCCTGGTCATGGTAGCTGCTGTAGTTTGGGTACATGTGTGGTACAACAAGGAAAGACACCCCTGGGCCAAGAAGCACCAGGATGACAAGAACAGCTCCAAGCAGTCCCAGCAATAG